A region from the Leptolyngbya iicbica LK genome encodes:
- a CDS encoding DUF1206 domain-containing protein: protein MNADRIVHEQPAKWIERLARFGYAAKGIVYMIVGVLAFQAAFNWGGRITGSKGAFRTIANQPFGNFLLFLVGVGLLGYVVWRFVEAFRDPEHRDSGLSGFARRASYFVSGLIYASLAIFALRIVFGSPSNSSGSGGSSSQQGVATLLSQPFGQWLVGFVGVAIVAYGFYTFYKAYSTKFRRKLKLAQMSLKEEQWSTRIARFGLTSKGLVSVIIGYFFIQAARASDPSQAQTTEGALQTLQQQPYGAWLMGLVALGLIAYGIHLEVQARYRRISPAR, encoded by the coding sequence ATGAATGCAGACAGAATTGTGCACGAGCAGCCAGCAAAATGGATCGAGCGATTAGCTCGCTTTGGCTATGCCGCCAAGGGCATCGTTTATATGATTGTCGGCGTGTTGGCGTTCCAAGCAGCGTTTAATTGGGGCGGGCGCATCACGGGCAGCAAAGGAGCCTTTCGAACGATTGCAAACCAGCCTTTCGGCAATTTTTTGCTGTTTTTGGTGGGGGTGGGCTTACTCGGCTACGTAGTGTGGCGCTTTGTGGAAGCGTTTCGCGATCCAGAACATCGAGACAGTGGCCTGAGTGGATTTGCCCGACGGGCTTCCTATTTCGTGAGTGGCTTAATTTATGCCAGCTTAGCGATTTTTGCGCTGCGAATTGTGTTTGGCTCGCCCTCCAATAGCAGCGGTAGCGGCGGTAGTTCGAGTCAGCAAGGGGTGGCCACATTACTCTCCCAACCCTTTGGTCAGTGGCTTGTGGGATTCGTCGGAGTCGCGATCGTGGCTTATGGTTTTTACACCTTTTACAAAGCCTATTCCACTAAATTTCGCCGCAAACTTAAGCTGGCCCAAATGAGCCTTAAAGAAGAGCAATGGTCGACCCGCATTGCGCGTTTTGGACTCACGTCTAAAGGTCTGGTGTCGGTGATTATTGGGTATTTCTTTATCCAGGCGGCGCGGGCGTCTGACCCCAGTCAAGCGCAAACCACGGAAGGGGCGCTCCAAACTTTGCAACAGCAGCCCTATGGAGCCTGGCTCATGGGTTTAGTGGCACTAGGCTTGATTGCTTACGGCATTCATCTGGAAGTCCAAGCTCGATATCGACGAATTTCACCCGCCCGATAG
- a CDS encoding WGxxGxxG family protein — protein MKSTTFFKLTGSSLAALGLAVAPMAYTPVQAQENSQTQETVETEDSAGQNFEDAEESLEQAGQETLQGIDAAGEAAEQQIDQTAREASQAAQEASQAAQQAGQEAVQEAEEAAQRAEVAAENAVDSVQQRSNWGWLGLLGLVGLFGLAGGNKRRVETDERYHRDRPATAAGEYRS, from the coding sequence ATGAAATCCACTACTTTCTTTAAGCTGACAGGCTCTTCTCTAGCGGCCCTTGGTTTAGCCGTAGCTCCCATGGCTTACACTCCTGTGCAAGCGCAGGAAAACAGCCAGACTCAAGAAACGGTAGAAACCGAAGATAGTGCTGGCCAAAACTTCGAAGATGCTGAAGAGTCTTTGGAGCAGGCGGGTCAAGAAACGCTGCAAGGGATTGATGCGGCTGGTGAAGCGGCAGAGCAGCAAATTGACCAAACGGCTCGAGAAGCGTCTCAGGCTGCTCAAGAAGCATCCCAAGCGGCTCAGCAAGCTGGCCAGGAAGCGGTTCAGGAAGCTGAAGAAGCCGCTCAGAGAGCAGAAGTTGCGGCTGAGAATGCCGTCGATTCAGTCCAGCAGCGGTCGAACTGGGGTTGGTTAGGTCTGCTGGGACTGGTTGGATTATTTGGTCTGGCCGGTGGCAACAAGCGCCGAGTTGAAACTGACGAACGGTATCACCGCGATCGCCCGGCGACGGCGGCTGGCGAATATCGCTCATAG